Sequence from the Vanacampus margaritifer isolate UIUO_Vmar chromosome 18, RoL_Vmar_1.0, whole genome shotgun sequence genome:
ACTTTAGTCGTTTTAGTCATTGTGCCCTAAGAAACAATTTGAGACTTTTCCCATGATTATACAAATGAACTTGACTTGAGCTGCTTCAAAGCGCCCAGAGTTGCGATGACGCCACACGACAACTCTTCCAAATGGTGAAATAATGCACAATATTTCTCCTTTACAGAAAATGAAGAGCCCTCAGACTGTGGTGCACTACGGCTCAGTTTTGGCTTCCTTCTTGTATTTTTTGCACGTGACGGCCTTAGGAGCCTAAAGTTCCAAACAAGCCCACAGAGCTCTGCATGTATTATTTGTTGGTTTTAACCAAAACGACGTCACGTGAAATCAGATGAATCAGAAGCTTGGGAAGGCACCGAGAAAGTTGCCACGCTGTTGACAAGATGGACGTCGTTCAAAAGATCAATTCACCAAAAAGCAACCGCACATGGCGTTTGAGTTCTGTGGAGGTTCTTACTCACCGGAGCCATAATGATGGTGAAGTGTGCTCAGGTCCAAGACAAAACACAAGCGTTCCGCACGCGTGTATCGACTCCGCGACCCGGAAACAAACTAAACTCGAAGTTCGAACTGACTCAAATGCGACCGCCACGATGTAGACAGCGACGCTGGCGGCAGGAGGTCGCACTGCATCCGGTCCGACCTCAAAATGCTGGTTTCCATTTTCTCAAACTCGGATtcgaaaaggaaaaaaacgcaGCTGAAGACaacagaaataaagaaaaataatcagtAACTTTCTATATAGCCACATGACAAACAGTTGGAGTATAACCTCATGTTTTTACAAATACTACAGCTTACATTTGTGAAACAAATTTATCACGAGACTGTCTTTCGTCTACTTCCTTACGTGGATCTTTGGGCTTCATATCATGTGAAACGTTTTTATTTCAGCATTCCAGACAGAAGAATTAAGTTTACTTGAGTACAAAACACTTGGTGACAAATACTCATAgaacataaagaaaataaatactaaagtaaaacaaacaatGGCTAATAAACCTgctctcaaaactaaaaataaatgaaacaaacaaacttcaaatgacatgaaaaatCCATAATGTTTCTGTATAAGGCCCAATATGCCTCCGATTGGCAGACGTGCCGATCGCTCGGCCGTGTCGCGTCGCTAGCTAGATGTGATCGGGCCGCAAGATTGCATCATGCCAACTCTTTCTTCCAAAAACAACATAATCAAGAACAATAACAACCATAAACCACAATCCGCTTTAGCCGCGGAACATTCCCGCTTCGACAGTTGCCGGGGCAACCGCAGTCGTGGACGCCATCTTGCTCATTTCCTGCCAATCGCGTAGCGGGACGCCATCGGCGGGCGCCCGAGGACCCCGACGCCATCGGGCAGCCCCGTCACATCCGCTACCGACATCGTCTGGCCAAGAAATTCTGACAACAAAAAGTCAGCAGGTGTGCAATCAAAAGAGGAAGACGTGGCTCTCGGGCGTGTCGGGGCCGCCATCAGGCATAGACGCACTTGTGCGTCTTGAGGTTGCGTCCGTTGGCGTAGGCCTTGCCGCACTTGTCGCAGATGAAGAGCTTTCTGCCGGCGTGCACGTGACTCTTGTGCGTGCGCAGGTGGCTGCCCTGGATGAAGGTCTTGAGGCAGACGTCGCAGGTGTACGGCCGCTCGCCCGTGTGCACGCGCACGTGAAGCTTCaggctgttgttgttgttgaagctCTTGCGGCAGACGTCGCACACGTACGGCCGCTCGCCCGAGTGCGTGCGGCCGTGCGTGATCAGGCTGCTCTGCTGGCTGAAGGCCTTGCCGCACTGGCGGCACGCGTACGGCCGCTCGCCCGTGTGCACGCGCCGGTGGATCTTCAGGTTGACCTTCTGGCGGAAAGTCTTGGCGCAAAAGTCGCAGGCGTACGGCCGCACGCCGCTGTGCAGGCGCACGTGGTTCTTCAGGTTGACCAGGTGCCGGAAGCTTTTGGGGCAAAACTGGCACTTGAGGGGCTTCTGGCCCGTGTGGACCAGTTCGTGGGTCTTGAGCGTGGCGGCGCGCGTGAAGCCTTTGCCGCACTGGCCGCAGCAGAAGGACTTGCTGCCCATGTGGCTGTCGGTGTGCCGCCGCAGGTTGTGTCTCAGGGTGAAGCGGCGGCCGCAGAGCTCGCAGGCAAAGGGCTTGTCGGCCGCGCCGCCCGGCGCCTCGGGCTCCCACGCGACGGCCCCTGACTCGCACAAGTGCCAGCTGGCGGACGGCTCGGCGTCCGGTCCGCCGCCTGctaggagacaaaaaaaaggacaagaaCCCAATTGTGGTGGTGACGGCCAGACAGTCGCACCAAAAGGAGGCGCAAAACTGCTTTGCAAAGCAAAAGTTAGTGAAGCGAGGTTCCATTAAAAGGGTTCGACCTTCACGTCTTTTCAATTCCCTGCACTGATGATGAAGTTGACTCCAAAACTCAAATCATCGCtcacaaagcaaagcaaaacatttgTCCGACAGACGGGTTCGTATGTGGAGGAACTCCCGAGTGGAGGTTTTGTTGTGGGTGCGGCGGGGTTCTCACGCTCAGCGATGGCGTCCAGGTCGCTGGCGGCCAGGATGGACGGCTTACGGTCCGGCGATTCGTCCTGCTTCCACAAATCCATCAGCGAGGGCCGCCAAGTGTGGCAGCGGCCGGTCGAATGTGGGGGCTTACCTGAGCCGGCGCGTTGGTGCCACTACCCAGGGAAGGGACGTCATACGAGTGCTCCGCCTCTGTGCGGGCAGACGGAAGGCAAGTTAGCTTCCTTAGATGTGACATTACGAGGGGCGGGGCTCAGCACGTACCCAAGCAGGGTTTCTTGAGGACGTTGATGATGGCAACCCGCGGCGTCTCGTCGCCGTCGCCACCGCCACGGGTTGGCTTGCCGCAACGTCTCGATTTGACCATATCGACGATGTTGACGATCTTGCCCAGAGCTTCGTTGGCCAGCGTCTCCAATATGGTGGCAAAGCACACCTGGGACAGACGTTCACGTCACGTGAGATTTAATGCACCATACATGCAtgagatgtgatttttttgtgacGATTCATATCAGCAAGTGACGTCAACATTTTTCACATATACATTATTTCGAGCCAACATTTTGGGATGTCCACACACTTTTGGCTTGGAGCGCTCATTCGACTTCCTCGTCCTAGGGTTAGATATTTGTAATCCTCACATTAAAAGTGACCTACGACAGTTTCAGTTACACGAGTACACGAATGAACAGTTTGCGCACTTTGAAAATTGACGCTTTATGACTTCCAGGAGTTGATTAGCCACATCCAAAATGGTGGACGCGCTGACGTACAACGGCGTTTCAATGACGATAGTCAGAACTCACCAGCTTCTCGCGGCTCTCTCCGCGTACGTTGGCCTCGCACGTAGATTCGCCTCCGGGCCTGAGGTCGCCGATTTGGTCGCTTCCGCCTCGCCGCTGCTTGTGAAACTCGGCCACGGCGGCGAGCACGAGCGCCTCCATGACGGCGGCCAGCTGCGCGTGCACGTCCGCGCTCATTTTGACGCCGAACGCCAACCGATGACTCCTCTTCTTACCTCTGACTTGAATTTCTACTCGCTTCGAAGTTTTCGAAAACggatgtcccttgtgatgacaGCCAACGTGACATGCACTACGAGGCGAACTCACTAGTCACTACCCCGGAAGAGTTTGATTTCGTCATCGTGTCGCACTTCCGGCAACTTCCAAGTATGcgcaatcataaaaaataaaaaaaattcacacaaaaagacagaaagaaacgGCTAATGTATGTCTGATGATATGATGATGTatattaagttttgtttttttttcaagtttcaacTCCAAAATTTAGGACATACTCAACATTTGTTGATTGATTATAACATTTCATTCTGACATGTTGCCATCATTCAAACCATTTTATTCTTcccattgacaaaaaaataaatcttttttttttaaaatacatcttCAGCGccagtttccacaaatattGAGCAATTCAAAGCATTTCCACTTCAACATGTCCAGTTTATTCCAAAAATGGTTCATTCAGCATCTCAGCCTTTTCTCCACAAATTGCAGCCTCTACTTGATAATCAAGAAAACTTTTAGATTGTTGTACCTATGAATGATTCAcaataataatgacaacaaaTACCAATCTTAATGCTAAACTATACAAAGCAACGTCAAATTGACtcgcacacaaaacacaaacgaCACTTCTTGACCCAAACATGTGACGGCTCCGTCTATCCGTCATCATAACCTCTGACCTCAACAGGCGaactctattattattatttattttgctttctttattaattcacattccaacatccaattcaaactgagcacacaaaccagatcggtgctgtcaaacaagacgcaagaaaaaaaacgcggaactcttttattttgaaaggcttGCTGACGTTGCGTGCGACAGACATGGGCAAGGTGTACTCGCAGGTAAGAAGGCTTTTCTCATCACATTCGCATTATCGCATGTATTTCTTTGACTGGGATTGACCGCTGGACAGCGACCAATCTCAGTCAAGGAAAAACGTGCCACGTACGTTTAAACTGATTGATTATTGACACAACTAGTTAAAACAagtgcgcgcacgcacgcacacatgtgcgtacgtgtatgtacgtatgtacgtaCGTGCGTACACGAACATTTGACATGTgaacatttgaaacaattaaGATTCAAAGTCCTAACGACGCAATTGTCATCCCCCAAAGTTTCTCTTCAAACTTGACTTGAAGTGCGTGTGTTTGTTGAACTGGTCAAACGGGTTGATTTGGGATGTTAATCAAACTGCTTACCTTTTGCTGTGTGTGTCACGTGGGCGATGGGCCTCGCCCCCCCCGCGCAGCCCGCCTGCCAGTTGGCGTACGACGGCGACGTTCGTCAGCTTTCGTCGGCCGCGGCCCGCGACCCGGGCGTGTTGGACGCTCGGGATGACGTCACCGGGGACACGCCCCTCATCGCCGCCTGTCGCGGCGGCAAACTGTGCGCGGTCACGTTCCTGCTGGAGCGTCGAGCAGACGTGCGCGCACGCAACAAGGTCGGCTGAGGcgttttcttcattttctttctttttcttcttgcgTCACAAGTTTAATTGATCGCAAATTGATGATCAAATGAACCATCCGCTTTTGTTTCCATCAGCTCGCCTCTTTCATTTCATTCCAGCCTGTCATCACACACAATCTTTTTTCGCGTCAAAGCGAACTTTGCATCTTTGTGTTGAATATttgcaaacttttattttggataACAATGAACAACATTCCCGCCGTTTTGGTGCTGGACGTCAATTGATTCTGCGTGCAACTGCCAATTTAAAATCCTGTCCAtcaataaatgatttttttttttaaatccgatTCATTGAAAAACTGATGGTCaggtgaatgtttgttttgttttgattttcttCAGAAGGGTCGCACGTGCCTTCACTACGTGGCCAAGCAGAACTTTTCCCTCCTGGACCACCTCATCATCCTCCTGCTCATGCCCATCCTCCTGCTGGGATACTTCCTCCTGGCACGTTGCCGGCATGACGATATTATGGCATGGCGTCATCGCGTGACATCATCACAtgacgtttgtgtgtgtgtgcgcgtgtgcgtgcgtgtagctACAGAAGCAGAAGCGCAACGAGGCTCTGATGAAAGAAGTTCTGGACAGCGACGTGGACGTCAACGCGGCCGACTACGTACGTTAGACACGATCAACTGCGCATGCGTTAACTCCAGTGTGACATCcttcgtgtgcgtgtgtgtgcgtgtgtgcgcacgcaGAAAGGCAACACGGCTCTTCACTACGTTTGTCTCAGGAAACGCCAGCAATTAGTTCCTCTGTTGCTCCTCCGAGACGCCAACCCGCACCTCAAGAACCAGGTACGTACATTGCACGCGCGTGCGCACGCTCGAAGCGTGACGCGTTGTTGTGGCTCACGCAGTATGCGCCATTTTGCTTTCAGGACGGTGAGTCGCCGCTGGACATCGCCATGAGGTTAAAGTTCAGCGAGTTGGTGAGGCTGCTGAGGAAGACGCCGTGACGTCATCTGGATttggcgccaccttgtggcgttaggcagcaacagcaacatgtgttcctttttctttccttttgctTCTGCTGCAGGTCAACCTTTTCTTCGAAGGTTTTTTCCAATTTTGCTTTCTTTGGCCTGTTCAACGTCACATGGACAATTTCAACGCTAAGCTAAAGTACATAGCGGTTGAATGTGAATTTATTGAAACTTGTGgtgtatatattttcttttgaaatgcgtttattaaattaatggcTGATGTAATTCTAGCGCCAATTAGCATGACGACGCTGGTGATCTTAATTAGTCGTCAACAAAGACAAACACGCAAATGACTGAAGACAAAAAGTGTTGCAGGCAGACGTAGAACTTTTGCGTGCTTGTTTGTGGTTAAACTTTTGTGCAGCCAGcgagccagccagccagcgtcGCCCTCTAGTGGTG
This genomic interval carries:
- the LOC144038714 gene encoding uncharacterized protein LOC144038714 isoform X1, whose product is MSADVHAQLAAVMEALVLAAVAEFHKQRRGGSDQIGDLRPGGESTCEANVRGESREKLVCFATILETLANEALGKIVNIVDMVKSRRCGKPTRGGGDGDETPRVAIINVLKKPCLEAEHSYDVPSLGSGTNAPAQDESPDRKPSILAASDLDAIAEPGGGPDAEPSASWHLCESGAVAWEPEAPGGAADKPFACELCGRRFTLRHNLRRHTDSHMGSKSFCCGQCGKGFTRAATLKTHELVHTGQKPLKCQFCPKSFRHLVNLKNHVRLHSGVRPYACDFCAKTFRQKVNLKIHRRVHTGERPYACRQCGKAFSQQSSLITHGRTHSGERPYVCDVCRKSFNNNNSLKLHVRVHTGERPYTCDVCLKTFIQGSHLRTHKSHVHAGRKLFICDKCGKAYANGRNLKTHKCVYA
- the LOC144038714 gene encoding uncharacterized protein LOC144038714 isoform X2, translated to MSADVHAQLAAVMEALVLAAVAEFHKQRRGGSDQIGDLRPGGESTCEANVRGESREKLVCFATILETLANEALGKIVNIVDMVKSRRCGKPTRGGGDGDETPRVAIINVLKKPCLEAEHSYDVPSLGSGTNAPAQDESPDRKPSILAASDLDAIAERGGPDAEPSASWHLCESGAVAWEPEAPGGAADKPFACELCGRRFTLRHNLRRHTDSHMGSKSFCCGQCGKGFTRAATLKTHELVHTGQKPLKCQFCPKSFRHLVNLKNHVRLHSGVRPYACDFCAKTFRQKVNLKIHRRVHTGERPYACRQCGKAFSQQSSLITHGRTHSGERPYVCDVCRKSFNNNNSLKLHVRVHTGERPYTCDVCLKTFIQGSHLRTHKSHVHAGRKLFICDKCGKAYANGRNLKTHKCVYA
- the ankrd22 gene encoding ankyrin repeat domain-containing protein 22 isoform X2, producing MGKVYSQPACQLAYDGDVRQLSSAAARDPGVLDARDDVTGDTPLIAACRGGKLCAVTFLLERRADVRARNKKGRTCLHYVAKQNFSLLDHLIILLLMPILLLGYFLLLQKQKRNEALMKEVLDSDVDVNAADYKGNTALHYVCLRKRQQLVPLLLLRDANPHLKNQDGESPLDIAMRLKFSELVRLLRKTP
- the ankrd22 gene encoding ankyrin repeat domain-containing protein 22 isoform X1, translating into MGLAPPAQPACQLAYDGDVRQLSSAAARDPGVLDARDDVTGDTPLIAACRGGKLCAVTFLLERRADVRARNKKGRTCLHYVAKQNFSLLDHLIILLLMPILLLGYFLLLQKQKRNEALMKEVLDSDVDVNAADYKGNTALHYVCLRKRQQLVPLLLLRDANPHLKNQDGESPLDIAMRLKFSELVRLLRKTP